In a single window of the Antennarius striatus isolate MH-2024 chromosome 3, ASM4005453v1, whole genome shotgun sequence genome:
- the LOC137592269 gene encoding paxillin-like isoform X4 produces MDDLDALLADLESTTSHISKRPVFLSDETPYSIPTGGHAYQDAPPPVPPPPSAEALNGSLVDQTDSHHSSQQSLGSAQKSSWSRDSSSSPLSHVEEDHVYSFPNKQKSSDSSSAAMTSALGSNLSELDRLLLELNAVQQSSPSFPTTEETAPPLPSCSITHYENGSCPDIMVSPPPQDKPKRNGVRPEDVRPTVESLLDELEGSVPSPSPPARHSDVDTPSQQQARMSASCATRELDELMASLSDFKIMAQGKAGGPGGPPTQVNKLDNMLGSLQSDLNKLGVQTVAKGVCGACCKPIVGQVVTAMGRTWHPEHFVCTHCQEEIGSRNFFEREGQPYCEKDYHNLFSPRCYYCNGPILDKVVTALDRTWHPEHFFCAQCGSFFGPEGFHEKDGKAYCRKDYFDMFAPKCGGCARAILENYISALSSLWHPECFVCRECFTPFVNGSFFEHDGQPYCEVHYHERRGSLCSGCQKPITGRCITAMAKKFHPEHFVCAFCLKQLNKGTFKEQNDKPYCHGCFVKLFS; encoded by the exons ATGGACGACCTGG ACGCGCTGCTGGCTGACCTGGAATCCACCACGTCCCACATCTCCAAGCGACCCGTGTTCCTATCTGACGAGACCCCCTACTCCATCCCCACTGGAGGACACGCCTACCAGGATGCTCCGCCTCCGGTCCCGCCTCCGCCCTCAGCCGAGGCTCTGAACGGATCCCTGGTCGATCAGACCGACTCCCACCACTCCTCCCAGCAG TCTTTAGGTTCGGCCCAGAAGAGCTCGTGGTCCAgggacagcagcagctccccCCTGTCTCACGTCGAGGAAGACCACGTCTACAG CTTCCCAAACAAACAGAAGTCTTCAGACTCGTCCTCAGCAGCCATGACCTCCGCCCTGGGCAGTAACCTATCAGAGCTGGACAGACTCCTGCTGGAGCTCAACGCCGTGCAGCAGAGCTCGCCGTCATTCCCCACCACAG AGGAGACGGCCCCGCCCCTACCATCCTGCAGCATCACCCACTACGAGAACGGCAGCTGCCCAGACATCATGGTTAGCCCGCCCCCCCAGGACAAGCCCAAAAGGAACGGCGTGAGGCCGGAAGACGTCCGGCCCACCGTGGAGAGTCTTCTGGACGAGCTGGAGGGCTCGGTGCCGTCACCGAG CCCTCCGGCTCGCCACAGCGACGTGGACACGCCCTCCCAGCAGCAGGCCCGGATGTCGGCGTCCTGCGCCACCAGGGAGCTGGACGAGCTGATGGCGTCTCTGTCCGACTTCAAG atcATGGCCCAGGGGAAAGCCGGTGGTCCCGGGGGGCCTCCGACGCAGGTCAACAAGCTGGACAACATGCTGGGGAGTCTCCAGTCCGACCTCAACAAACTGGGGGTGCAGACGGTCGCTAAAGGGGTTTGTGGCGCCTGCTGTAAGCCCATCGTGGGACAG GTGGTGACGGCTATGGGTCGCACGTGGCACCCCGAACACTTCGTGTGCACACACTGCCAGGAGGAGATCGGCTCCAGGAACTTCTTCGAGCGTGAAGGCCAGCCGTACTGCGAGAAGGATTACCACAACCTGTTCTCCCCGCGCTGCTACTACTGCAACGGACCCATACTGGAC AAAGTGGTGACGGCGCTGGACCGGACCTGGCATCCTGAACACTTCTTCTGTGCTCAGTGCGGATCGTTCTTTGGCCCAGAAG GTTTCCACGAAAAGGATGGAAAAGCGTACTGCAGGAAGGACTACTTCGACATGTTCGCACCGAAGTGTGGCGGCTGCGCCCGGGCCATCCTGGAGAACTACATCTCAGCGCTGAGCAGCCTGTGGCATCCGGAGTGTTTCGTCTGCAGG GAGTGCTTCACCCCGTTTGTCAACGGTAGCTTCTTCGAGCACGACGGCCAGCCCTACTGCGAAGTCCACTACCACGAGCGGCGCGGCTCGCTCTGCTCCGGCTGTCAGAAGCCCATCACGGGCCGCTGCATCACCGCCATGGCCAAGAAGTTCCACCCGGAGCACTTCGTCTGCGCCTTCTGCCTGAAGCAGCTGAACAAAGGAACCTTCAAAGAACAGAACGACAAACCGTACTGCCACGGCTGCTTCGTTAAGCTGTTCAGTTAG
- the LOC137592269 gene encoding uncharacterized protein isoform X1, with translation MDDLDALLADLESTTSHISKRPVFLSDETPYSIPTGGHAYQDAPPPVPPPPSAEALNGSLVDQTDSHHSSQQSLGSAQKSSWSRDSSSSPLSHVEEDHVYSFPNKQKSSDSSSAAMTSALGSNLSELDRLLLELNAVQQSSPSFPTTEETAPPLPSCSITHYENGSCPDIMVSPPPQDKPKRNGVRPEDVRPTVESLLDELEGSVPSPSPPARHSDVDTPSQQQARMSASCATRELDELMASLSDFKPSSLGSLLDPAGVSSSPRPPLVSSSVTPAASPSLRLSHPSSCASPVFPLPAGLELHIDEDGGDGGVSAPHPNHLPPHSPVSSLSATSDPDLAAVVDVSAEPKTLLVVSQSASSNSSLMRGSPSPSHATTTPSLSSVNTVLDHKSSKPPSPSVEPPNATTQPSSSLHDLNLTFCPRPSKIQTPPSPLPVRLSGSPPYVSSKTSSPSPVTAPAARGASPPPTAEPSLDEALDNLLAMSFPQTEAAPPAGEPPLTMEVQEELLLPVDRSGVQPDVFASGANTVTDESVDGNGELDWGDEELSVSFHDGLDGSVTPYTERPYTDGSVTPHTERPYTDGSVTPLTEASWMDESMTPSSCPGTPDTALDLPLLQTTPNVDRVSASGHIKSVIRRTKETPNVHPMYRDGHPPRRKMGPVIVNKNSSQDRLIEELQGKFGIGRSERRRKQSDDWLTEGVIITSRPQRLRHEGGAADVDKIIIAPDSPVPVRKVLPPLSPPAPRRPPVVEEPKRPLPVQLPPIPIPPPLPPPPPSTAQHPLHFREAASAAPRHIFKPSPPPAPKPDAPPPVLKAPYRPPPVERFPPAAPKVLVSVGCQTEYDPVFPPVQIMAQGKAGGPGGPPTQVNKLDNMLGSLQSDLNKLGVQTVAKGVCGACCKPIVGQVVTAMGRTWHPEHFVCTHCQEEIGSRNFFEREGQPYCEKDYHNLFSPRCYYCNGPILDKVVTALDRTWHPEHFFCAQCGSFFGPEGFHEKDGKAYCRKDYFDMFAPKCGGCARAILENYISALSSLWHPECFVCRECFTPFVNGSFFEHDGQPYCEVHYHERRGSLCSGCQKPITGRCITAMAKKFHPEHFVCAFCLKQLNKGTFKEQNDKPYCHGCFVKLFS, from the exons ATGGACGACCTGG ACGCGCTGCTGGCTGACCTGGAATCCACCACGTCCCACATCTCCAAGCGACCCGTGTTCCTATCTGACGAGACCCCCTACTCCATCCCCACTGGAGGACACGCCTACCAGGATGCTCCGCCTCCGGTCCCGCCTCCGCCCTCAGCCGAGGCTCTGAACGGATCCCTGGTCGATCAGACCGACTCCCACCACTCCTCCCAGCAG TCTTTAGGTTCGGCCCAGAAGAGCTCGTGGTCCAgggacagcagcagctccccCCTGTCTCACGTCGAGGAAGACCACGTCTACAG CTTCCCAAACAAACAGAAGTCTTCAGACTCGTCCTCAGCAGCCATGACCTCCGCCCTGGGCAGTAACCTATCAGAGCTGGACAGACTCCTGCTGGAGCTCAACGCCGTGCAGCAGAGCTCGCCGTCATTCCCCACCACAG AGGAGACGGCCCCGCCCCTACCATCCTGCAGCATCACCCACTACGAGAACGGCAGCTGCCCAGACATCATGGTTAGCCCGCCCCCCCAGGACAAGCCCAAAAGGAACGGCGTGAGGCCGGAAGACGTCCGGCCCACCGTGGAGAGTCTTCTGGACGAGCTGGAGGGCTCGGTGCCGTCACCGAG CCCTCCGGCTCGCCACAGCGACGTGGACACGCCCTCCCAGCAGCAGGCCCGGATGTCGGCGTCCTGCGCCACCAGGGAGCTGGACGAGCTGATGGCGTCTCTGTCCGACTTCAAG CCCAGCTCTCTGGGCTCTCTGCTGGACCCGGCGGgagtctcctcctctcctcgtcCCCCTTTGGTCTCTTCCTCCGTCACCCCGGCGGCTTCTCCTTCCCTCCGTCTGTCCCACCCGTCTTCCTGCGCCTCTCCtgtctttcctcttcctgccgGTTTAGAGCTTCACATAGACGAGGACGGGGGGGACGGGGGCGTGTCCGCACCCCACCCCAACCACCTCCCCCCCCACAGCCCCGTCTCCTCCCTGTCTGCCACCAGCGACCCCGACCTGGCCGCCGTCGTGgacgtctccgccgaacccaaGACCCTGTTAGTCGTGTCCCAGTCGGCTTCTTCTAACTCCAGCCTGATGAGGGGCAGCCCCAGCCCCTCCCACGCCACGACCACGCCCTCCCTGTCCTCCGTCAACACCGTCCTGGACCACAAGTCCTCCAAGCCCCCCAGTCCATCCGTAGAACCCCCAAACGCCACAACCCAaccctcttcttctcttcacgACCTGAATTTGACGTTCTGTCCCCGTCCCTCTAAGATCCAAACGCCTCCGTCGCCCCtccctgtccgtctgtctggaTCTCCTCCGTACGTCTCCTCAAAGACATCCTCCCCGTCTCCAGTGACGGCCCCCGCTGCCCGGGGCGCCAGCCCGCCCCCCACGGCGGAGCCCTCCCTGGACGAAGCTCTGGACAACCTGCTAGCGATGAGTTTCCCTCAGACTGAGGCGGCGCCGCCAGCGGGGGAGCCCCCGCTGACGATGGAGgtgcaggaggagctgctccTCCCCGTGGACAGAAGCGGCGTGCAGCCAGACGTGTTCGCCAGCGGCGCCAACACCGTCACCGACGAGTCGGTGGACGGGAACGGGGAGCTGGACTGGGGCGACGAGGAGCTGTCCGTGTCGTTCCACGACGGGCTGGACGGCAGCGTGACCCCCTACACCGAGAGGCCGTACACGGACGGCAGCGTGACCCCCCACACCGAGAGGCCGTACACGGACGGCAGCGTGACGCCGCTGACCGAGGCCAGCTGGATGGACGAGTCCATGACCCCCAGCTCCTGCCCCGGGACCCCCGACACCGCCCTGGACCTGCCGCTGCTGCAGACGACCCCCAACGTTGACCGGGTGTCGGCGTCGGGACAC ATCAAGTCAGTGATCAGACGCACTAAGGAGACCCCCAACGTTCACCCCATGTACCGCGACGGCCACCCGCCGCGCCGGAAGATGGGCCCCGTGATCGTGAACAAGAACAGCTCCCAGGACCGGCTGATCGAGGAGCTGCAGGGGAAGTTCGGCATCGGGCGCTCGGAGCGCCGCCGCAAGCAGAGCGACGACTGGCTGACGGAGGGCGTCATCATCACCTCCAGACCGCAGCGTCTGCGTCACGAGGGCGGGGCCGCTGACGTCGACAAG ATCATAATCGCTCCAGACTCCCCCGTCCCCGTAAGGAAGGTTCTCCCGCCTCtctccccccccgcccctcgGCGCCCCCCCGTGGTAGAAGAGCCAAAGCGACCGCTCCCGGTGCAGCTGCCCCCCATCCCCATTCCGCCGCCGCTGCCTCCCCCGCCTCCCTCCACCGCTCAACACCCCCTTCACTTCAGGGAAGCGGCTTCCGCCGCACCTCGGCACATCTTTAAACCCTCACCCCCGCCTGCCCCCAAACCGGACGCCCCTCCTCCCGTCCTTAAAGCTCCTTACCGGCCCCCACCAGTGGAGCGGTTCCCACCAGCCGCCCCTAAAGTCCTGGTGTCGGTAGGCTGCCAGACGGAGTACGACCCCGTCTTCCCTCCAGTGCAG atcATGGCCCAGGGGAAAGCCGGTGGTCCCGGGGGGCCTCCGACGCAGGTCAACAAGCTGGACAACATGCTGGGGAGTCTCCAGTCCGACCTCAACAAACTGGGGGTGCAGACGGTCGCTAAAGGGGTTTGTGGCGCCTGCTGTAAGCCCATCGTGGGACAG GTGGTGACGGCTATGGGTCGCACGTGGCACCCCGAACACTTCGTGTGCACACACTGCCAGGAGGAGATCGGCTCCAGGAACTTCTTCGAGCGTGAAGGCCAGCCGTACTGCGAGAAGGATTACCACAACCTGTTCTCCCCGCGCTGCTACTACTGCAACGGACCCATACTGGAC AAAGTGGTGACGGCGCTGGACCGGACCTGGCATCCTGAACACTTCTTCTGTGCTCAGTGCGGATCGTTCTTTGGCCCAGAAG GTTTCCACGAAAAGGATGGAAAAGCGTACTGCAGGAAGGACTACTTCGACATGTTCGCACCGAAGTGTGGCGGCTGCGCCCGGGCCATCCTGGAGAACTACATCTCAGCGCTGAGCAGCCTGTGGCATCCGGAGTGTTTCGTCTGCAGG GAGTGCTTCACCCCGTTTGTCAACGGTAGCTTCTTCGAGCACGACGGCCAGCCCTACTGCGAAGTCCACTACCACGAGCGGCGCGGCTCGCTCTGCTCCGGCTGTCAGAAGCCCATCACGGGCCGCTGCATCACCGCCATGGCCAAGAAGTTCCACCCGGAGCACTTCGTCTGCGCCTTCTGCCTGAAGCAGCTGAACAAAGGAACCTTCAAAGAACAGAACGACAAACCGTACTGCCACGGCTGCTTCGTTAAGCTGTTCAGTTAG
- the LOC137592269 gene encoding nascent polypeptide-associated complex subunit alpha, muscle-specific form-like isoform X3: MDDLDALLADLESTTSHISKRPVFLSDETPYSIPTGGHAYQDAPPPVPPPPSAEALNGSLVDQTDSHHSSQQSLGSAQKSSWSRDSSSSPLSHVEEDHVYSFPNKQKSSDSSSAAMTSALGSNLSELDRLLLELNAVQQSSPSFPTTEETAPPLPSCSITHYENGSCPDIMVSPPPQDKPKRNGVRPEDVRPTVESLLDELEGSVPSPSPPARHSDVDTPSQQQARMSASCATRELDELMASLSDFKPSSLGSLLDPAGVSSSPRPPLVSSSVTPAASPSLRLSHPSSCASPVFPLPAGLELHIDEDGGDGGVSAPHPNHLPPHSPVSSLSATSDPDLAAVVDVSAEPKTLLVVSQSASSNSSLMRGSPSPSHATTTPSLSSVNTVLDHKSSKPPSPSVEPPNATTQPSSSLHDLNLTFCPRPSKIQTPPSPLPVRLSGSPPYVSSKTSSPSPVTAPAARGASPPPTAEPSLDEALDNLLAMSFPQTEAAPPAGEPPLTMEVQEELLLPVDRSGVQPDVFASGANTVTDESVDGNGELDWGDEELSVSFHDGLDGSVTPYTERPYTDGSVTPHTERPYTDGSVTPLTEASWMDESMTPSSCPGTPDTALDLPLLQTTPNVDRVSASGHIKSVIRRTKETPNVHPMYRDGHPPRRKMGPVIVNKNSSQDRLIEELQGKFGIGRSERRRKQSDDWLTEGVIITSRPQRLRHEGGAADVDKIIIAPDSPVPVRKVLPPLSPPAPRRPPVVEEPKRPLPVQLPPIPIPPPLPPPPPSTAQHPLHFREAASAAPRHIFKPSPPPAPKPDAPPPVLKAPYRPPPVERFPPAAPKVLVSVGCQTEYDPVFPPVQIMAQGKAGGPGGPPTQVNKLDNMLGSLQSDLNKLGVQTVAKGVCGACCKPIVGQVLCCVALCRW, encoded by the exons ATGGACGACCTGG ACGCGCTGCTGGCTGACCTGGAATCCACCACGTCCCACATCTCCAAGCGACCCGTGTTCCTATCTGACGAGACCCCCTACTCCATCCCCACTGGAGGACACGCCTACCAGGATGCTCCGCCTCCGGTCCCGCCTCCGCCCTCAGCCGAGGCTCTGAACGGATCCCTGGTCGATCAGACCGACTCCCACCACTCCTCCCAGCAG TCTTTAGGTTCGGCCCAGAAGAGCTCGTGGTCCAgggacagcagcagctccccCCTGTCTCACGTCGAGGAAGACCACGTCTACAG CTTCCCAAACAAACAGAAGTCTTCAGACTCGTCCTCAGCAGCCATGACCTCCGCCCTGGGCAGTAACCTATCAGAGCTGGACAGACTCCTGCTGGAGCTCAACGCCGTGCAGCAGAGCTCGCCGTCATTCCCCACCACAG AGGAGACGGCCCCGCCCCTACCATCCTGCAGCATCACCCACTACGAGAACGGCAGCTGCCCAGACATCATGGTTAGCCCGCCCCCCCAGGACAAGCCCAAAAGGAACGGCGTGAGGCCGGAAGACGTCCGGCCCACCGTGGAGAGTCTTCTGGACGAGCTGGAGGGCTCGGTGCCGTCACCGAG CCCTCCGGCTCGCCACAGCGACGTGGACACGCCCTCCCAGCAGCAGGCCCGGATGTCGGCGTCCTGCGCCACCAGGGAGCTGGACGAGCTGATGGCGTCTCTGTCCGACTTCAAG CCCAGCTCTCTGGGCTCTCTGCTGGACCCGGCGGgagtctcctcctctcctcgtcCCCCTTTGGTCTCTTCCTCCGTCACCCCGGCGGCTTCTCCTTCCCTCCGTCTGTCCCACCCGTCTTCCTGCGCCTCTCCtgtctttcctcttcctgccgGTTTAGAGCTTCACATAGACGAGGACGGGGGGGACGGGGGCGTGTCCGCACCCCACCCCAACCACCTCCCCCCCCACAGCCCCGTCTCCTCCCTGTCTGCCACCAGCGACCCCGACCTGGCCGCCGTCGTGgacgtctccgccgaacccaaGACCCTGTTAGTCGTGTCCCAGTCGGCTTCTTCTAACTCCAGCCTGATGAGGGGCAGCCCCAGCCCCTCCCACGCCACGACCACGCCCTCCCTGTCCTCCGTCAACACCGTCCTGGACCACAAGTCCTCCAAGCCCCCCAGTCCATCCGTAGAACCCCCAAACGCCACAACCCAaccctcttcttctcttcacgACCTGAATTTGACGTTCTGTCCCCGTCCCTCTAAGATCCAAACGCCTCCGTCGCCCCtccctgtccgtctgtctggaTCTCCTCCGTACGTCTCCTCAAAGACATCCTCCCCGTCTCCAGTGACGGCCCCCGCTGCCCGGGGCGCCAGCCCGCCCCCCACGGCGGAGCCCTCCCTGGACGAAGCTCTGGACAACCTGCTAGCGATGAGTTTCCCTCAGACTGAGGCGGCGCCGCCAGCGGGGGAGCCCCCGCTGACGATGGAGgtgcaggaggagctgctccTCCCCGTGGACAGAAGCGGCGTGCAGCCAGACGTGTTCGCCAGCGGCGCCAACACCGTCACCGACGAGTCGGTGGACGGGAACGGGGAGCTGGACTGGGGCGACGAGGAGCTGTCCGTGTCGTTCCACGACGGGCTGGACGGCAGCGTGACCCCCTACACCGAGAGGCCGTACACGGACGGCAGCGTGACCCCCCACACCGAGAGGCCGTACACGGACGGCAGCGTGACGCCGCTGACCGAGGCCAGCTGGATGGACGAGTCCATGACCCCCAGCTCCTGCCCCGGGACCCCCGACACCGCCCTGGACCTGCCGCTGCTGCAGACGACCCCCAACGTTGACCGGGTGTCGGCGTCGGGACAC ATCAAGTCAGTGATCAGACGCACTAAGGAGACCCCCAACGTTCACCCCATGTACCGCGACGGCCACCCGCCGCGCCGGAAGATGGGCCCCGTGATCGTGAACAAGAACAGCTCCCAGGACCGGCTGATCGAGGAGCTGCAGGGGAAGTTCGGCATCGGGCGCTCGGAGCGCCGCCGCAAGCAGAGCGACGACTGGCTGACGGAGGGCGTCATCATCACCTCCAGACCGCAGCGTCTGCGTCACGAGGGCGGGGCCGCTGACGTCGACAAG ATCATAATCGCTCCAGACTCCCCCGTCCCCGTAAGGAAGGTTCTCCCGCCTCtctccccccccgcccctcgGCGCCCCCCCGTGGTAGAAGAGCCAAAGCGACCGCTCCCGGTGCAGCTGCCCCCCATCCCCATTCCGCCGCCGCTGCCTCCCCCGCCTCCCTCCACCGCTCAACACCCCCTTCACTTCAGGGAAGCGGCTTCCGCCGCACCTCGGCACATCTTTAAACCCTCACCCCCGCCTGCCCCCAAACCGGACGCCCCTCCTCCCGTCCTTAAAGCTCCTTACCGGCCCCCACCAGTGGAGCGGTTCCCACCAGCCGCCCCTAAAGTCCTGGTGTCGGTAGGCTGCCAGACGGAGTACGACCCCGTCTTCCCTCCAGTGCAG atcATGGCCCAGGGGAAAGCCGGTGGTCCCGGGGGGCCTCCGACGCAGGTCAACAAGCTGGACAACATGCTGGGGAGTCTCCAGTCCGACCTCAACAAACTGGGGGTGCAGACGGTCGCTAAAGGGGTTTGTGGCGCCTGCTGTAAGCCCATCGTGGGACAG gtgttgtgttgtgttgcgttGTGTAGGTGGTGA
- the LOC137592269 gene encoding nascent polypeptide-associated complex subunit alpha, muscle-specific form-like isoform X2 — protein MDDLDALLADLESTTSHISKRPVFLSDETPYSIPTGGHAYQDAPPPVPPPPSAEALNGSLVDQTDSHHSSQQSLGSAQKSSWSRDSSSSPLSHVEEDHVYSFPNKQKSSDSSSAAMTSALGSNLSELDRLLLELNAVQQSSPSFPTTEETAPPLPSCSITHYENGSCPDIMVSPPPQDKPKRNGVRPEDVRPTVESLLDELEGSVPSPSPPARHSDVDTPSQQQARMSASCATRELDELMASLSDFKPSSLGSLLDPAGVSSSPRPPLVSSSVTPAASPSLRLSHPSSCASPVFPLPAGLELHIDEDGGDGGVSAPHPNHLPPHSPVSSLSATSDPDLAAVVDVSAEPKTLLVVSQSASSNSSLMRGSPSPSHATTTPSLSSVNTVLDHKSSKPPSPSVEPPNATTQPSSSLHDLNLTFCPRPSKIQTPPSPLPVRLSGSPPYVSSKTSSPSPVTAPAARGASPPPTAEPSLDEALDNLLAMSFPQTEAAPPAGEPPLTMEVQEELLLPVDRSGVQPDVFASGANTVTDESVDGNGELDWGDEELSVSFHDGLDGSVTPYTERPYTDGSVTPHTERPYTDGSVTPLTEASWMDESMTPSSCPGTPDTALDLPLLQTTPNVDRVSASGHIKSVIRRTKETPNVHPMYRDGHPPRRKMGPVIVNKNSSQDRLIEELQGKFGIGRSERRRKQSDDWLTEGVIITSRPQRLRHEGGAADVDKIIIAPDSPVPVRKVLPPLSPPAPRRPPVVEEPKRPLPVQLPPIPIPPPLPPPPPSTAQHPLHFREAASAAPRHIFKPSPPPAPKPDAPPPVLKAPYRPPPVERFPPAAPKVLVSVGCQTEYDPVFPPVQAGTPPLFCFHTLKSLWPHPRQADTPSAGVCLSDHGPGESRWSRGASDAGQQAGQHAGESPVRPQQTGGADGR, from the exons ATGGACGACCTGG ACGCGCTGCTGGCTGACCTGGAATCCACCACGTCCCACATCTCCAAGCGACCCGTGTTCCTATCTGACGAGACCCCCTACTCCATCCCCACTGGAGGACACGCCTACCAGGATGCTCCGCCTCCGGTCCCGCCTCCGCCCTCAGCCGAGGCTCTGAACGGATCCCTGGTCGATCAGACCGACTCCCACCACTCCTCCCAGCAG TCTTTAGGTTCGGCCCAGAAGAGCTCGTGGTCCAgggacagcagcagctccccCCTGTCTCACGTCGAGGAAGACCACGTCTACAG CTTCCCAAACAAACAGAAGTCTTCAGACTCGTCCTCAGCAGCCATGACCTCCGCCCTGGGCAGTAACCTATCAGAGCTGGACAGACTCCTGCTGGAGCTCAACGCCGTGCAGCAGAGCTCGCCGTCATTCCCCACCACAG AGGAGACGGCCCCGCCCCTACCATCCTGCAGCATCACCCACTACGAGAACGGCAGCTGCCCAGACATCATGGTTAGCCCGCCCCCCCAGGACAAGCCCAAAAGGAACGGCGTGAGGCCGGAAGACGTCCGGCCCACCGTGGAGAGTCTTCTGGACGAGCTGGAGGGCTCGGTGCCGTCACCGAG CCCTCCGGCTCGCCACAGCGACGTGGACACGCCCTCCCAGCAGCAGGCCCGGATGTCGGCGTCCTGCGCCACCAGGGAGCTGGACGAGCTGATGGCGTCTCTGTCCGACTTCAAG CCCAGCTCTCTGGGCTCTCTGCTGGACCCGGCGGgagtctcctcctctcctcgtcCCCCTTTGGTCTCTTCCTCCGTCACCCCGGCGGCTTCTCCTTCCCTCCGTCTGTCCCACCCGTCTTCCTGCGCCTCTCCtgtctttcctcttcctgccgGTTTAGAGCTTCACATAGACGAGGACGGGGGGGACGGGGGCGTGTCCGCACCCCACCCCAACCACCTCCCCCCCCACAGCCCCGTCTCCTCCCTGTCTGCCACCAGCGACCCCGACCTGGCCGCCGTCGTGgacgtctccgccgaacccaaGACCCTGTTAGTCGTGTCCCAGTCGGCTTCTTCTAACTCCAGCCTGATGAGGGGCAGCCCCAGCCCCTCCCACGCCACGACCACGCCCTCCCTGTCCTCCGTCAACACCGTCCTGGACCACAAGTCCTCCAAGCCCCCCAGTCCATCCGTAGAACCCCCAAACGCCACAACCCAaccctcttcttctcttcacgACCTGAATTTGACGTTCTGTCCCCGTCCCTCTAAGATCCAAACGCCTCCGTCGCCCCtccctgtccgtctgtctggaTCTCCTCCGTACGTCTCCTCAAAGACATCCTCCCCGTCTCCAGTGACGGCCCCCGCTGCCCGGGGCGCCAGCCCGCCCCCCACGGCGGAGCCCTCCCTGGACGAAGCTCTGGACAACCTGCTAGCGATGAGTTTCCCTCAGACTGAGGCGGCGCCGCCAGCGGGGGAGCCCCCGCTGACGATGGAGgtgcaggaggagctgctccTCCCCGTGGACAGAAGCGGCGTGCAGCCAGACGTGTTCGCCAGCGGCGCCAACACCGTCACCGACGAGTCGGTGGACGGGAACGGGGAGCTGGACTGGGGCGACGAGGAGCTGTCCGTGTCGTTCCACGACGGGCTGGACGGCAGCGTGACCCCCTACACCGAGAGGCCGTACACGGACGGCAGCGTGACCCCCCACACCGAGAGGCCGTACACGGACGGCAGCGTGACGCCGCTGACCGAGGCCAGCTGGATGGACGAGTCCATGACCCCCAGCTCCTGCCCCGGGACCCCCGACACCGCCCTGGACCTGCCGCTGCTGCAGACGACCCCCAACGTTGACCGGGTGTCGGCGTCGGGACAC ATCAAGTCAGTGATCAGACGCACTAAGGAGACCCCCAACGTTCACCCCATGTACCGCGACGGCCACCCGCCGCGCCGGAAGATGGGCCCCGTGATCGTGAACAAGAACAGCTCCCAGGACCGGCTGATCGAGGAGCTGCAGGGGAAGTTCGGCATCGGGCGCTCGGAGCGCCGCCGCAAGCAGAGCGACGACTGGCTGACGGAGGGCGTCATCATCACCTCCAGACCGCAGCGTCTGCGTCACGAGGGCGGGGCCGCTGACGTCGACAAG ATCATAATCGCTCCAGACTCCCCCGTCCCCGTAAGGAAGGTTCTCCCGCCTCtctccccccccgcccctcgGCGCCCCCCCGTGGTAGAAGAGCCAAAGCGACCGCTCCCGGTGCAGCTGCCCCCCATCCCCATTCCGCCGCCGCTGCCTCCCCCGCCTCCCTCCACCGCTCAACACCCCCTTCACTTCAGGGAAGCGGCTTCCGCCGCACCTCGGCACATCTTTAAACCCTCACCCCCGCCTGCCCCCAAACCGGACGCCCCTCCTCCCGTCCTTAAAGCTCCTTACCGGCCCCCACCAGTGGAGCGGTTCCCACCAGCCGCCCCTAAAGTCCTGGTGTCGGTAGGCTGCCAGACGGAGTACGACCCCGTCTTCCCTCCAGTGCAGGCAGGaactcctcctctcttctgctTCCACACCTTAAAGTCTCTCTGGCCACACCCCCGTCAGGCGGACACGCCCTCAGcaggtgtttgtctttcagatcATGGCCCAGGGGAAAGCCGGTGGTCCCGGGGGGCCTCCGACGCAGGTCAACAAGCTGGACAACATGCTGGGGAGTCTCCAGTCCGACCTCAACAAACTGGGGGTGCAGACGGTCGCTAA
- the rnf181 gene encoding E3 ubiquitin-protein ligase RNF181 gives MASYFDEHDCEPTNPEEQYRQNAYLELARSLMQGLDLVDSGAFDSSDWDQRLPPPAAKTAVQTLLVVIISPEQADKGLKCPVCLLEFEERESVREMPCKHLFHSGCILPWLGKTNSCPLCRLELPTDNPEYEEFKKDKERRRQREHRLEDLHGAMYT, from the exons ATGGCTTCGTACTTCGACGAGCACGACTGCGAGCCCACCAACCCTGAGGAGCAGTACCGGCAGAACGCCTACCTGGAGCTGGCCAG gtcttTAATGCAGGGGTTGGACCTCGTGGACTCGGGGGCCTTCGACTCGTCCGACTGGGACCAGCGTCTTCCTCCTCCCGCTGCCAAAACCGCCGTTCAGACCCTCTTGGTGGTCATCATCTCTCCAGAGCAAGCAG ACAAAGGCCTCAAGTGTCCCGTTTGTTTGCTGGAGTTTGAGGAACGAGAGTCGGTTCGAGAAATGCCTTGTAAACACCTTTTCCACTCAGGATGCATCCTGCCCTGGTTGGGGAAG ACTAACTCCTGTCCGCTCTGCCGACTAGAATTACCAACTGACAATCCGGAGTACGAAGAGTTCAAGAAGGACAAG GAGCGGCGGCGGCAGAGGGAGCACCGGCTGGAGGACCTCCATGGAGCCATGTACACCTGA